One genomic segment of Gottschalkia acidurici 9a includes these proteins:
- a CDS encoding DUF3343 domain-containing protein, with amino-acid sequence MEEKFFVISFNSTHHAIKGEKLFKEHNLNIKMMPTPREITASCGLSIRFEEEDLQEVQSTIDNSDLSIKGIYEMKREEGVRLAQKIN; translated from the coding sequence ATGGAAGAAAAATTTTTTGTAATATCATTTAATTCTACGCATCATGCAATAAAAGGAGAGAAGCTTTTTAAAGAGCATAATTTAAATATAAAGATGATGCCTACACCGAGAGAAATAACAGCTAGTTGCGGTCTTTCTATAAGATTTGAAGAAGAAGATCTGCAAGAAGTACAAAGCACTATAGACAACAGTGACCTATCTATAAAAGGAATATATGAAATGAAGAGAGAAGAAGGAGTAAGATTAGCTCAAAAAATTAATTAG
- the yedF gene encoding sulfurtransferase-like selenium metabolism protein YedF gives MIKEIDARGENCPKPFIMTKKALDEIQSGTILTIVDNEVAKENVSKLAKSIGLEYNVESKEGDFYITINKDSKETTDSDHGVCDVTNFKDNVILFTKNKMGHGNDELGKVLIKGYIYTLTELEEIPKTLLFVNGGVLLTTEGSEVINDLKKLEEKGVKIVSCGTCLDYYDLKEKLLVGEIGNMYVIADEMNNAQNTITL, from the coding sequence ATGATAAAAGAGATAGATGCTAGAGGAGAAAACTGTCCGAAGCCTTTTATAATGACTAAAAAGGCATTAGATGAAATACAAAGTGGAACTATACTTACAATAGTTGATAATGAAGTTGCTAAAGAAAATGTTTCTAAATTAGCTAAAAGTATTGGTCTTGAATATAACGTAGAGTCTAAAGAAGGAGACTTTTACATTACAATAAACAAGGATTCTAAAGAAACTACAGATTCAGACCATGGAGTTTGTGATGTAACTAACTTTAAAGATAATGTAATACTGTTTACTAAAAATAAAATGGGACATGGAAATGATGAGCTAGGAAAGGTTCTTATAAAAGGATATATATATACCTTAACGGAGTTAGAAGAAATACCAAAGACACTTTTATTTGTTAACGGTGGAGTACTATTAACTACAGAAGGATCAGAAGTCATAAATGATCTTAAAAAGCTAGAAGAAAAAGGAGTTAAAATAGTTTCTTGTGGAACATGCTTAGACTATTACGATTTAAAAGAGAAGTTATTAGTAGGAGAAATAGGTAATATGTATGTAATAGCTGATGAAATGAACAATGCACAAAATACTATAACTCTATAA
- a CDS encoding DUF2089 domain-containing protein, which yields MKKESIGKCPICSEQITITKMHCEYCETTIEGNFYLCKFCELDNKQKEFLEIFIRSRGNLKEVEKEIGISYPTIRNKLEEITNILNGNCEERNLNKEEILSRINSEDTNSINIIEH from the coding sequence ATGAAAAAAGAATCTATAGGAAAATGTCCTATATGCAGTGAGCAAATAACTATTACTAAAATGCATTGCGAATATTGTGAAACTACTATAGAAGGTAACTTCTATCTTTGTAAATTTTGTGAACTAGATAATAAACAAAAAGAGTTTCTTGAAATATTTATAAGATCAAGAGGTAACTTAAAAGAAGTTGAGAAAGAAATAGGTATTTCTTACCCTACTATTCGAAATAAGTTAGAAGAAATTACAAATATCCTAAATGGTAATTGTGAAGAAAGAAACCTTAATAAAGAGGAAATATTATCTAGAATTAATTCTGAAGATACTAATTCTATTAATATAATCGAACATTAA
- the hisC gene encoding histidinol-phosphate transaminase codes for MSKYWSEITKEIKPYIPGEQPKDKTYIKLNTNENPYPPSKRVIEAIKNTANEKLKLYPEPTVEKLRDTIGEYYSLKNTQVFIGNGSDEVLAFAFMAFFNPGETIIFPDITYSFYPVYANLFKINYNLISLDDNFSIPIESFSEKNSGIIFPNPNAPTGKYIDIEYIEEILKKNMDKVVIVDEAYIDFGGISSAKLVNKYPNLLVIQTLSKSRSLAGLRVGFALGHEDLIEGLNRIKNSINSYTIDTLALYGSIEAIKDEGYFEETRTKIINTRERISNELKNIGFYVIESKANFVFISHSSVNAEELFIKLKEKGILVRYFNSPRIDNFLRVSIGTDEEMDAFVKGVKEILNS; via the coding sequence ATGAGTAAGTACTGGAGTGAAATAACAAAAGAAATAAAACCATATATACCTGGGGAACAGCCAAAGGACAAAACTTATATTAAACTTAATACTAATGAAAATCCATATCCACCTTCAAAAAGAGTTATAGAAGCTATAAAGAATACAGCAAATGAGAAATTAAAGTTATATCCAGAGCCAACAGTGGAAAAACTTAGAGATACAATAGGTGAGTACTACTCTCTGAAAAATACACAAGTATTTATAGGAAATGGATCTGATGAAGTTTTAGCCTTCGCTTTTATGGCATTTTTTAATCCAGGAGAAACCATAATTTTCCCTGATATAACATATAGCTTTTATCCAGTTTACGCCAACTTATTTAAAATAAATTATAACTTAATATCTTTAGATGATAATTTTTCTATACCAATAGAATCTTTTAGTGAAAAAAATAGTGGAATTATATTTCCAAACCCAAATGCACCAACTGGTAAATATATAGATATTGAATATATTGAAGAAATTTTGAAAAAGAATATGGATAAAGTTGTAATAGTAGATGAAGCTTATATAGACTTCGGAGGGATATCTTCAGCTAAACTAGTTAATAAATATCCAAATTTATTAGTAATTCAAACACTATCTAAGTCACGTTCACTAGCAGGACTTAGAGTGGGATTTGCATTAGGACATGAGGATCTAATAGAAGGATTGAATAGAATAAAGAACTCTATAAATTCATATACGATAGACACGCTGGCACTATATGGATCAATAGAAGCAATAAAAGATGAAGGATATTTTGAAGAAACAAGAACTAAAATAATAAATACTAGAGAAAGAATATCAAATGAACTAAAGAATATAGGATTCTATGTAATAGAATCTAAGGCAAATTTTGTGTTTATTAGTCACTCATCAGTGAATGCAGAGGAACTGTTTATAAAATTAAAAGAAAAGGGTATATTAGTTAGATACTTTAACAGCCCTAGAATAGATAACTTCTTAAGAGTTAGTATAGGGACTGATGAAGAAATGGATGCTTTTGTTAAAGGTGTAAAAGAAATTCTAAATTCTTAA
- a CDS encoding DUF5711 family protein, which translates to MTSKTKVNKRRASISLISFIILIFTITLVKEKIEDITSVREKKLINRGHIEVNWNEKINMKGYDDSVMITDDGKLVSYSFDNQKNWHRNIDEDKEIVCLGEKGIYIGDKEKGNIDKIDIDGKKIWSYDTKYPIYTISENQEYLFIYSKVNEDIRRITILDQNGNEVLSNDKNNKEILSANVSQDKNNYIVTDIDKKSTELKSDLTYLDNKGNIVWEKDLEKKLIYNTLFLDNKKMVLVEDKQIICIDNKGKVLWSKDIDYNLKDIKTLGSKEIYILYGDKNTNLEVLDNDGDRKYKKTFNKIYNQIIIDNDDIILAGDEELLGIKKEKINLKYRIKEKAKKVDKANNKVFIFTNNKIDIFEIVSQ; encoded by the coding sequence TTGACATCAAAAACAAAAGTTAATAAAAGGAGAGCATCTATATCTTTAATCTCATTTATAATACTTATATTTACTATAACTCTTGTAAAAGAGAAGATAGAAGATATAACTAGCGTTAGAGAGAAAAAATTAATAAACAGAGGACATATAGAAGTTAATTGGAATGAAAAGATTAATATGAAAGGGTATGATGACTCTGTAATGATTACTGATGATGGGAAGTTGGTATCTTACAGTTTCGATAATCAAAAAAATTGGCATAGGAATATTGACGAAGATAAAGAGATAGTATGCTTAGGAGAAAAGGGAATATATATAGGAGATAAAGAAAAAGGAAACATAGATAAAATTGATATAGATGGAAAGAAAATATGGTCATACGATACAAAGTACCCGATATACACTATATCGGAAAATCAAGAGTACTTATTTATATATTCTAAGGTAAATGAGGATATAAGAAGAATTACGATATTAGATCAAAATGGAAATGAAGTTTTAAGTAATGATAAAAACAACAAAGAAATACTATCAGCAAATGTATCACAGGACAAGAATAATTATATAGTAACTGATATTGATAAAAAATCTACAGAATTAAAAAGTGATTTAACTTATTTAGATAACAAAGGAAATATAGTTTGGGAAAAAGATTTAGAGAAAAAACTAATATATAATACCTTGTTTTTAGATAATAAAAAGATGGTTTTAGTAGAGGATAAACAGATAATATGTATTGATAATAAAGGTAAAGTATTATGGAGTAAAGATATAGATTACAACTTAAAGGACATAAAAACTTTAGGTAGTAAAGAAATATATATATTATATGGGGACAAAAATACAAACTTAGAAGTTTTAGATAATGACGGAGATAGAAAATATAAAAAGACATTTAACAAGATATATAATCAGATAATTATTGATAATGATGATATTATCTTAGCAGGGGATGAAGAGTTACTAGGAATAAAAAAAGAAAAAATAAACTTAAAGTATAGAATAAAAGAAAAGGCAAAGAAAGTTGATAAAGCTAATAACAAAGTATTTATATTTACAAACAATAAAATAGATATATTTGAGATTGTAAGTCAATAA
- a CDS encoding helix-turn-helix domain-containing protein, whose amino-acid sequence MFKRIRNLREDRDMTQKEMADYLNIHQTTYSEYELGKSNFSIQALIKIADLFDTSIDYLVEGTDESRPYKRK is encoded by the coding sequence ATGTTTAAGCGAATAAGAAACCTTCGAGAGGATAGAGATATGACACAAAAAGAAATGGCCGATTACCTTAATATTCATCAAACAACTTATTCAGAATATGAGTTAGGTAAATCTAACTTTTCAATTCAAGCTCTTATCAAGATTGCTGATTTATTTGACACAAGTATCGATTATTTGGTTGAGGGTACGGATGAAAGTAGACCTTATAAAAGAAAATAA
- a CDS encoding TcaA 3rd/4th domain-containing protein — protein MSRKLQIIMGGLIIVLFLGFIFISIFKSNFNSEKLLAELYEAVDKGDSKYLGKYIKVKGKTHLIDEDVKKITNLLNNMGSMDIRIFDKEVDDSYNVFISKDGKEKLLYDKFVINVNTINLVLTTNAPNSKVYLDNKAIGETNDEGKLHYKNIIPGEYNVKVEYSGKYGKSEITEKIKIWNEVEDTIEVSLDLNIGYIDIYSNRDDAKLYVNGKDTGLLVKDIHNFGPIPLDGSITIQSKATAENGIIESDEKVVNHSTSYKLNLEDKENSIEETLNELVYNYEVGLVNAINYNDFSYASPYILKGSNLYNAQLKLIKNLNEQGIKEDYISHELIKVQKIDNAKYYLTVSESHKVYKADGGENIVKHTWQYDVQKVGDKYYLTNLK, from the coding sequence ATGAGTAGAAAACTACAAATTATTATGGGTGGACTAATAATAGTTTTATTTCTAGGATTTATATTTATAAGTATATTTAAGTCCAACTTTAATAGTGAAAAGTTACTAGCAGAATTGTACGAGGCAGTAGATAAAGGTGATAGCAAGTATTTAGGTAAATACATTAAGGTTAAAGGAAAGACACATCTAATAGACGAAGATGTAAAAAAGATAACTAATCTACTAAATAACATGGGCAGTATGGATATAAGAATATTTGATAAAGAAGTAGATGATAGCTATAACGTGTTTATATCAAAAGACGGAAAAGAAAAGCTTTTATATGATAAATTTGTTATAAATGTAAACACAATCAATCTAGTACTAACTACGAATGCACCTAACTCAAAAGTTTACTTAGATAATAAGGCCATAGGAGAAACTAATGATGAGGGTAAGTTACACTATAAAAATATAATTCCAGGAGAGTATAATGTAAAGGTAGAATATAGCGGTAAATACGGAAAGTCAGAGATAACTGAAAAGATAAAGATATGGAATGAAGTAGAAGATACTATTGAAGTTTCACTAGATTTAAATATTGGATATATAGATATATATTCTAATAGAGATGATGCTAAACTGTACGTAAATGGCAAAGATACAGGATTACTAGTAAAAGATATTCATAACTTTGGCCCAATTCCTTTAGATGGATCCATAACCATACAGAGTAAAGCAACAGCAGAGAACGGGATAATAGAAAGTGATGAGAAAGTAGTAAATCATAGTACAAGCTACAAATTAAATTTAGAAGACAAAGAAAACTCAATTGAAGAAACATTGAATGAATTAGTATACAACTATGAAGTTGGGTTAGTAAATGCTATAAATTATAATGATTTTAGCTATGCATCACCTTATATACTAAAGGGAAGTAATCTATACAATGCCCAGCTTAAACTCATAAAGAATTTAAATGAACAAGGAATAAAGGAAGACTATATAAGCCATGAACTTATAAAAGTACAAAAAATTGATAACGCTAAATATTACCTTACGGTGTCTGAAAGTCACAAAGTGTATAAAGCTGATGGCGGTGAAAATATTGTTAAACATACATGGCAATATGACGTTCAGAAAGTTGGCGATAAATATTATTTAACTAACCTTAAGTAG